A DNA window from Streptomyces canus contains the following coding sequences:
- a CDS encoding lysine N(6)-hydroxylase/L-ornithine N(5)-oxygenase family protein yields MTARPEVQNTTYDFVGIGLGPFNLGLACLTEPIAELDGIFLDSKPDFEWHAGMFLDGAHLQTPFMSDLVTLADPTSPYSFLNYLKEKGRLYSFYIRENFYPLRVEYDDYCRWAANRLSNVRFSTTVTEVTYENDLYAVKTAAGEEFRARHLVLGTGTPPYIPEACQGLDGDFIHNSRYVQHRSELVKKESITVVGSGQSAAEIYHDLLGEIDVHGYRLNWVTRSPRFFPLEYTKLTLEMTSPEYVDYYRELPEATRYRLTAEQKGLFKGIDGDLINEIFDLLYQKNLGGPVPTRLLTNSSLNSARHENGTYTLSFRQEEQEKDFEIESQGLVLATGYKYAEPKFLAPVKDRLVYDSQGNFDVSRNYAIDVTGRGVFLQNAGVHTHSITSPDLGMGAYRNSYIIRELLGTEYYPVEKTIAFQEFAV; encoded by the coding sequence TTGACCGCGCGTCCTGAAGTCCAGAACACGACCTACGATTTCGTGGGGATCGGGCTCGGCCCGTTCAACCTCGGCCTCGCCTGCCTCACCGAGCCCATCGCCGAACTCGACGGGATCTTCCTGGACTCGAAGCCCGACTTCGAGTGGCACGCCGGCATGTTCCTGGACGGCGCCCACCTCCAGACCCCGTTCATGTCGGACCTGGTCACCCTCGCGGACCCGACCTCGCCGTACTCCTTCCTCAACTACCTGAAGGAGAAGGGCCGGCTGTACTCGTTCTACATCCGCGAGAACTTCTATCCCCTGCGGGTGGAGTACGACGACTACTGCCGCTGGGCCGCGAACAGGCTGAGCAACGTCCGCTTCAGCACGACGGTCACCGAGGTGACGTACGAGAACGACCTCTATGCCGTGAAGACCGCGGCCGGTGAGGAGTTCCGCGCCCGCCACCTGGTCCTCGGCACCGGTACCCCGCCGTACATCCCGGAGGCCTGCCAGGGGCTGGACGGAGACTTCATCCACAACTCCCGCTACGTTCAGCACCGTTCGGAGCTGGTCAAGAAGGAGTCGATCACCGTCGTCGGCTCGGGTCAGTCCGCCGCCGAGATCTACCACGACCTCCTCGGCGAGATCGACGTCCACGGCTACCGGCTGAACTGGGTGACCCGCTCCCCCCGCTTCTTCCCCCTCGAATACACCAAGCTCACGCTGGAGATGACCTCCCCGGAGTACGTCGACTACTACCGCGAGCTCCCCGAGGCCACCCGCTATCGGCTCACCGCCGAGCAGAAGGGCCTGTTCAAGGGCATCGACGGCGACCTGATCAACGAGATCTTCGACCTGCTCTACCAGAAGAACCTCGGCGGCCCGGTCCCCACCCGTCTGCTCACCAACTCCTCGCTGAACAGCGCGCGTCACGAGAACGGCACGTACACGCTCTCCTTCCGCCAGGAGGAGCAGGAGAAGGACTTCGAGATCGAGTCACAGGGTCTCGTCCTCGCCACCGGCTACAAGTACGCCGAGCCAAAGTTCCTGGCGCCCGTCAAGGACCGCCTGGTGTACGACTCCCAGGGCAACTTCGACGTGTCCCGCAATTACGCGATCGACGTGACGGGCAGAGGCGTCTTCCTCCAGAACGCCGGCGTCCACACCCACAGCATCACCAGCCCCGACCTGGGCATGGGTGCCTACCGCAACAGCTACATCATCCGAGAGCTGCTCGGCACCGAGTACTACCCGGTCGAGAAGACGATCGCGTTCCAGGAGTTCGCAGTATGA
- a CDS encoding GNAT family N-acetyltransferase: protein MTFTFRPLDPLKDAELLHGWVTHPKAAFWMMQDAKLEDVERAYMDIAADEHHHALLGLREDGEPAFLMEKYDPAHRELVGLYEPRPGDVGMHFLTPATDTPVHGFTRSVITAVMAHLFEDPAVERVVVEPDVSNKAVHALNEAVGFVPEREIQKPEKTALLSFCTRERFFEIQHGVAATGVTA, encoded by the coding sequence ATGACCTTCACCTTCCGCCCCCTCGACCCCCTGAAGGACGCCGAGCTCCTGCACGGGTGGGTCACCCATCCCAAGGCCGCGTTCTGGATGATGCAGGACGCGAAGCTCGAGGACGTCGAGCGCGCGTACATGGACATCGCGGCCGACGAGCACCACCACGCCCTGCTGGGGCTCCGCGAGGACGGCGAGCCCGCCTTCCTGATGGAGAAGTACGACCCCGCCCACCGCGAGCTCGTCGGGCTGTACGAGCCCCGGCCGGGCGACGTCGGCATGCACTTCCTGACCCCGGCGACCGACACGCCCGTCCACGGGTTCACCCGGTCCGTCATCACCGCCGTGATGGCCCATCTCTTTGAGGACCCGGCCGTTGAGCGGGTCGTCGTGGAGCCGGACGTCTCCAACAAGGCGGTCCACGCCCTGAACGAGGCCGTCGGGTTCGTGCCCGAGCGCGAGATCCAGAAGCCGGAGAAGACGGCCCTGTTGAGCTTCTGCACGCGGGAACGCTTCTTTGAAATTCAACACGGCGTGGCCGCGACGGGGGTGACCGCATGA
- a CDS encoding IucA/IucC family protein, which yields MSLADAVAHLSPERWETANRLLVRKGLAEFAHERLIEPEETDKDQYVVRSDDGKTRYDFTAVRRALDHWQIDADSITRHREGTELPLAALDFLIELKQTLGLSDEILPVYLEEISSTLSGTCYKLTKPQVPVAELAKSSFQAIESGMTEGHPCFVANNGRLGFGIHEYLSYAPETASPVRLVWLAAHRSRAAFTAGAGIEYESFVRQELGEATVERFYGVLRDKDLDPADYLLIPVHPWQWWNKLTVTFAAEVARGLLVCLGEGDDEYLAQQSIRTFFNRSSPEKHYVKTALSVLNMGFMRGLSAAYMEATPAINDWLAGLIEGDPVLKSTGLTIIRERAAVGYRHLEYEAATDRYSPYRKMLAALWRESPVPSLQDGESLATMASLVHVDHEGRSFAGALIERSGLTPTDWLRRYLRAYYTPLLHSFYAYDLVFMPHGENVILVLKDGVVERAIYKDIAEEIAVMDPEAVLPPTVERLRVEVPDDTKLLSIFTDVFDCFFRFLAANLAAEGILEEEDFWRTVAEVTRDYQHSVPELADKFRQYDMFAPEFARSCLNRLQLRNNKQMVDLADPSGALQLVGTLNNPIAGR from the coding sequence ATGAGCCTCGCCGACGCCGTGGCCCATCTGTCCCCCGAGCGCTGGGAGACCGCCAACCGCCTGCTGGTCCGCAAGGGCCTCGCCGAGTTCGCGCACGAGCGGCTGATCGAGCCCGAGGAGACCGACAAGGACCAGTACGTCGTCCGCAGCGACGACGGCAAGACCCGCTACGACTTCACGGCCGTCCGCCGCGCCCTGGACCACTGGCAGATCGACGCCGACTCGATCACCCGCCACCGCGAAGGCACCGAACTCCCCCTCGCCGCCCTGGACTTCCTCATCGAACTGAAGCAGACCCTGGGCCTGAGCGACGAGATCCTGCCGGTCTACCTGGAGGAGATCTCCTCCACCCTCTCGGGCACCTGCTACAAGCTCACCAAGCCGCAGGTCCCGGTCGCCGAACTCGCGAAGAGCTCCTTCCAGGCCATCGAGTCCGGCATGACCGAGGGCCACCCCTGCTTCGTCGCCAACAACGGCCGGCTCGGCTTCGGCATCCACGAGTACCTCTCGTACGCCCCCGAGACCGCGAGCCCGGTCCGCCTGGTCTGGCTCGCCGCCCACCGCTCACGCGCCGCGTTCACGGCCGGGGCCGGCATCGAGTACGAGTCCTTCGTACGCCAGGAGCTGGGCGAGGCGACCGTCGAGCGCTTCTACGGCGTCCTGCGCGACAAGGACCTCGACCCGGCCGACTACCTCCTCATCCCGGTCCACCCCTGGCAGTGGTGGAACAAGCTCACCGTCACCTTCGCCGCCGAGGTCGCCCGCGGGCTGCTGGTCTGCCTGGGCGAGGGCGACGACGAGTACCTGGCCCAGCAGTCCATCCGGACCTTCTTCAACCGGTCGAGCCCGGAGAAGCACTATGTGAAGACGGCCCTGTCGGTCCTCAACATGGGCTTCATGCGCGGACTTTCGGCCGCATACATGGAGGCGACCCCGGCCATCAACGACTGGCTCGCCGGGCTGATCGAGGGCGACCCGGTGCTGAAGTCGACGGGCCTCACGATCATCCGCGAGCGGGCGGCCGTGGGCTACCGGCACCTGGAGTACGAGGCGGCCACCGACCGCTACTCGCCGTACCGCAAGATGCTCGCCGCGCTGTGGCGCGAGAGCCCGGTCCCGTCCCTCCAGGACGGCGAGTCGCTCGCCACCATGGCCTCGCTGGTGCACGTCGACCACGAGGGCAGGTCCTTCGCGGGCGCCCTCATCGAGCGGTCGGGGCTCACCCCGACCGACTGGCTGCGCCGCTACCTCCGCGCCTACTACACCCCGCTCCTGCACAGCTTCTACGCCTACGACCTGGTGTTCATGCCGCACGGCGAGAACGTCATCCTGGTCCTGAAGGACGGCGTGGTCGAGCGGGCGATCTACAAGGACATCGCCGAGGAGATCGCCGTCATGGACCCGGAGGCGGTGCTGCCGCCGACGGTCGAGCGGCTGCGTGTCGAGGTCCCCGACGACACGAAGCTGCTGTCGATCTTCACGGACGTCTTCGACTGCTTCTTCCGCTTCCTCGCCGCGAACCTCGCCGCTGAGGGAATCCTGGAGGAGGAGGACTTCTGGCGCACGGTCGCCGAGGTCACCCGCGACTACCAGCACTCGGTGCCCGAACTCGCCGACAAGTTCCGTCAGTACGACATGTTCGCGCCCGAGTTCGCCCGGTCCTGCCTCAACCGCCTCCAGCTGCGCAACAACAAGCAGATGGTGGACCTGGCGGACCCGTCGGGCGCGCTCCAGCTGGTCGGCACGCTGAACAACCCCATCGCGGGCCGGTAG
- a CDS encoding DUF4429 domain-containing protein: MAEILQRDGTWIFDGDALRLTPGRDKSVGLLRRTLGELVVPLGALAGISLEQGKKSGRLRLRLRDGADPLLHATGGRLSEPHDPYQLTVESDRYGVAEYFVDEVRSALLLDEVPTDPVTEYLLPGPAVPLSVSAGDGTAAFDGEHIRLEWNWKTEDAKASAGPRTLALTDVVAVEWQPAAGLENGHLRFTVRHAPTKAPPKYDPNAVELWGFKKDPLMALVAAAVQARLPHPARAAAIDVRTTRDVRPETPSSPVGSAEDGHDALLRRLRELGELHRTGVLTDEEFTMAKQAILKRM; this comes from the coding sequence ATGGCGGAAATCCTCCAGAGGGACGGCACTTGGATCTTCGACGGCGACGCCCTGCGGCTGACGCCGGGAAGGGACAAGAGCGTCGGGCTGCTCCGCAGGACGCTGGGTGAACTCGTCGTTCCGCTGGGCGCGTTGGCGGGCATTTCCCTTGAACAGGGCAAGAAGAGCGGCCGGTTGAGACTGCGGCTGCGCGACGGCGCCGACCCCCTGCTGCATGCGACGGGCGGCCGGTTGAGCGAGCCGCACGACCCGTACCAGCTGACCGTCGAGTCGGACCGCTACGGCGTCGCCGAGTACTTCGTGGACGAGGTCCGGAGCGCCCTGCTTCTGGATGAGGTCCCCACCGATCCGGTCACCGAGTACCTGCTCCCCGGCCCGGCCGTTCCCCTGTCCGTCTCCGCCGGTGACGGCACCGCCGCCTTCGACGGCGAGCACATCCGGCTGGAGTGGAACTGGAAGACGGAGGACGCCAAGGCCTCCGCGGGGCCCCGCACCCTGGCCCTGACCGATGTCGTCGCCGTGGAATGGCAACCCGCGGCCGGCCTGGAGAACGGCCACCTGCGCTTCACCGTGCGGCACGCCCCGACGAAGGCCCCGCCGAAGTACGACCCCAACGCGGTGGAGCTGTGGGGCTTCAAGAAGGACCCGCTGATGGCGTTGGTCGCGGCGGCGGTCCAGGCCAGGCTGCCGCACCCGGCGCGGGCCGCCGCCATCGACGTACGCACAACGCGGGACGTACGACCGGAAACGCCTTCTTCTCCGGTCGGCTCCGCCGAGGACGGTCACGATGCCCTCCTGCGCCGGCTGCGCGAGCTCGGTGAGCTGCACCGCACGGGTGTCCTGACGGACGAGGAGTTCACGATGGCCAAGCAGGCGATCCTCAAGCGGATGTGA
- a CDS encoding purple acid phosphatase family protein, which produces MGVPDQLAEHMSMAEQHEYLRARFSRRTMIRGGAVTLGAVAGGAFVPGAVAQAATPTRTFAGAESVDGALVAPFGRHLAYGNDARTEMTVSWQVPVAVKKPFIRIGARPWDLSHKIEAEVRTLYTPAGVGAGGDHTQYYVHARLSRLRPGQTYYYGVGHQGFDPAEPHLTGTLGTFTTAPAHKKPFTFTAFGDQGVSYHGLANDSLLLGQNPAFHLHAGDIAYADPAGQGKSADTGFDSRVWDQFLAQTESVAKSVPWMVSYGNHDMEAWYSPNGYGGEEARFTLPDNGPDTAHLPGVYSFVYGNTAVIALDPNDVSFEIPANLGISGGTQTTWFEGQLKKYRAAKDIDFIIVFFHHCAYCTSTAHASEGGVRQEWVPLFEKYTVDLVINGHNHQYERTDVIKGDKVAKKLPIGETAYSETEGVVYVTAGAAGRSLYAFSAPDSYEGHLDEQDSVASFINTKDGKVNETVAWSRVRYLNYSFLRVDVEPAARGHYAKLKVSGIAETGDRIDHFTVARRAK; this is translated from the coding sequence ATGGGCGTACCCGACCAGCTCGCCGAGCACATGAGCATGGCCGAGCAGCACGAGTACCTGCGCGCCAGATTCTCCCGGCGCACCATGATCAGAGGCGGCGCCGTCACGCTGGGCGCCGTCGCGGGTGGCGCGTTCGTGCCGGGCGCCGTCGCCCAGGCCGCCACGCCGACCCGGACCTTCGCCGGCGCCGAGAGCGTCGACGGCGCTCTCGTCGCCCCCTTCGGCCGTCACCTCGCCTACGGCAACGACGCGCGCACCGAGATGACCGTCTCGTGGCAGGTGCCGGTCGCGGTCAAGAAGCCGTTCATCCGGATCGGCGCCCGCCCCTGGGACCTCTCCCACAAGATCGAGGCCGAGGTGCGCACCCTGTACACCCCGGCCGGCGTCGGCGCCGGCGGCGATCACACGCAGTACTACGTGCACGCCAGGCTGAGCCGGCTGCGCCCCGGCCAGACCTACTACTACGGTGTCGGCCACCAGGGCTTCGATCCGGCCGAGCCGCACCTGACCGGCACCCTGGGCACCTTCACCACCGCGCCCGCCCACAAGAAGCCGTTCACCTTCACGGCCTTCGGCGACCAGGGCGTCAGCTACCACGGCCTGGCCAACGACAGCCTGCTCCTCGGCCAGAACCCGGCCTTCCACCTGCACGCCGGCGACATCGCCTACGCCGATCCGGCCGGCCAGGGCAAGTCCGCCGACACGGGTTTCGACTCGCGCGTGTGGGACCAGTTCCTCGCCCAGACCGAGTCGGTGGCCAAGTCCGTGCCGTGGATGGTGAGTTACGGCAACCACGACATGGAGGCCTGGTACTCGCCCAACGGCTACGGCGGCGAGGAGGCCCGCTTCACGCTCCCGGACAACGGGCCGGACACGGCGCACCTGCCGGGCGTGTACTCCTTCGTCTACGGCAACACGGCGGTCATCGCGCTGGACCCGAACGACGTCTCCTTCGAGATCCCGGCCAACCTCGGCATCTCCGGCGGCACCCAGACCACCTGGTTCGAGGGGCAGCTGAAGAAGTACCGGGCCGCGAAGGACATCGACTTCATCATCGTGTTCTTCCACCACTGCGCCTACTGCACCTCCACCGCGCACGCTTCGGAGGGGGGCGTGCGCCAGGAGTGGGTGCCGCTGTTCGAGAAGTACACGGTGGACCTGGTCATCAACGGTCACAACCACCAGTACGAGCGCACCGACGTCATCAAGGGCGACAAGGTCGCCAAGAAGCTCCCGATCGGCGAGACGGCCTACTCCGAGACCGAAGGGGTCGTCTACGTCACGGCGGGCGCCGCGGGCCGCAGCCTGTACGCGTTCTCCGCGCCGGACTCCTACGAGGGCCACCTCGACGAGCAGGACTCCGTCGCCTCCTTCATCAACACCAAGGACGGCAAGGTCAACGAGACCGTCGCCTGGTCCCGGGTGCGCTACCTCAACTACTCCTTCCTGCGCGTGGACGTGGAACCCGCAGCACGGGGCCACTACGCCAAGCTGAAGGTGTCGGGCATCGCCGAGACCGGTGACCGCATCGACCACTTCACGGTGGCGCGCAGGGCGAAGTAA
- the glmS gene encoding glutamine--fructose-6-phosphate transaminase (isomerizing): protein MCGIVGYIGKRDVAPLLLEGLQRLEYRGYDSAGIVVTSPKTAGLRMVKAKGRVRDLEAKVPARFKGTTGIAHTRWATHGAPSDVNAHPHLDAEGKVAVVHNGIIDNASDLRRKLEADGVEFLSETDTEVLVHLIARSQATNLEDKVRETLRVIEGTYGIAVMHADFSDRIVVARNGSPVVLGIGEKEMFVASDIAALVAHTRQIVTLDDGEMATLKADDFRTYTTEGTRTTAEPTTVEWEAASYDMGGHDTYMHKEIHEQADAVDRVLRGRIDDRFSTVHLGGLNLDAREARQIRRVKILGCGTSYHAGMIGAQMIEELARIPADAEPASEFRYRNAVVDPDTLYIAVSQSGETYDVLAAVQELKRKGARVLGVVNVVGSAIAREADGGIYVHAGPEVCVVSTKCFTNTTVAFALLALHLGRTRDLSVRDGKRIIEGLRKLPAQITEMLEQEEHIRKLAEQYAEARSMLFIGRVRGYPVAREASLKLKEVSYIHAEAYPASELKHGPLALIEPALPTVAIVPDDDLLEKNRAALEEIKARSGRILAVAHQHQEKADETIVVPKNEDELDPILMGIPLQLLAYHTALALGRDIDKPRNLAKSVTVE from the coding sequence ATGTGCGGAATCGTCGGTTACATCGGGAAGCGTGATGTCGCCCCCCTGCTCCTGGAGGGTCTGCAGCGCCTGGAGTACCGCGGCTACGACTCGGCCGGCATAGTCGTCACCTCGCCGAAGACGGCCGGCCTGAGGATGGTCAAGGCCAAGGGCCGGGTGCGCGACCTGGAGGCGAAGGTCCCGGCCCGCTTCAAGGGCACGACCGGCATCGCCCACACCCGCTGGGCCACCCACGGCGCCCCCTCCGACGTGAACGCCCACCCGCACCTGGACGCCGAGGGCAAGGTCGCCGTCGTCCACAACGGCATCATCGACAACGCCTCCGACCTGCGCCGCAAGCTGGAGGCGGACGGTGTCGAGTTCCTCTCCGAGACCGACACCGAGGTGCTCGTCCACCTCATCGCGCGCTCCCAGGCGACCAACCTGGAGGACAAGGTCCGCGAGACCCTGCGGGTGATCGAGGGCACCTACGGCATCGCCGTGATGCACGCCGACTTCAGCGACCGCATCGTGGTGGCCCGCAACGGCTCCCCGGTCGTCCTCGGCATCGGCGAGAAGGAGATGTTCGTCGCCTCGGACATCGCCGCACTGGTCGCCCACACGCGGCAGATAGTGACGCTGGACGACGGCGAGATGGCCACGCTCAAGGCCGACGACTTCCGCACCTACACGACGGAGGGCACCCGCACGACGGCCGAGCCCACCACCGTCGAGTGGGAGGCCGCCTCCTACGACATGGGCGGCCACGACACCTACATGCACAAGGAGATCCACGAGCAGGCCGACGCCGTGGACCGCGTCCTGCGCGGCCGCATCGACGACCGCTTCTCCACCGTGCACCTGGGCGGCCTCAACCTGGACGCCCGCGAGGCCCGTCAGATCCGCCGCGTGAAGATCCTCGGCTGTGGCACCTCGTACCACGCGGGCATGATCGGCGCCCAGATGATCGAGGAGCTGGCCCGCATCCCCGCGGACGCGGAGCCCGCCTCGGAGTTCCGTTACCGCAACGCGGTCGTGGACCCGGACACCCTCTACATCGCGGTCTCGCAGTCCGGTGAGACCTACGACGTCCTCGCGGCCGTCCAGGAGCTCAAGCGCAAGGGCGCGCGCGTCCTGGGCGTGGTGAACGTGGTCGGCTCGGCGATCGCCCGGGAGGCCGACGGCGGCATCTACGTGCACGCGGGCCCGGAGGTCTGCGTGGTCTCCACGAAGTGCTTCACCAACACGACGGTGGCCTTCGCCCTCCTCGCCCTCCACCTGGGCCGCACCCGTGACCTGTCGGTCCGCGACGGCAAGCGGATCATCGAGGGCCTGCGCAAGCTCCCCGCGCAGATCACCGAGATGCTGGAGCAGGAGGAGCACATCAGGAAGCTGGCCGAGCAGTACGCCGAGGCCCGCTCGATGCTCTTCATCGGCCGGGTGCGGGGCTACCCGGTGGCCCGCGAGGCGTCCCTGAAGCTCAAGGAGGTCTCCTACATCCACGCTGAGGCCTACCCCGCCTCCGAGCTCAAGCACGGCCCCCTGGCCCTGATCGAGCCTGCCCTCCCGACGGTGGCGATCGTCCCCGACGACGACCTCCTGGAGAAGAACCGCGCCGCTCTGGAGGAGATCAAGGCCCGCAGCGGCAGGATCCTGGCGGTCGCCCACCAGCACCAGGAGAAGGCCGACGAGACGATCGTGGTCCCGAAGAACGAGGACGAACTGGACCCCATCCTGATGGGTATCCCCCTCCAACTCCTCGCGTACCACACGGCCTTGGCGCTGGGCCGGGACATCGACAAGCCGAGGAACCTCGCCAAGTCGGTCACGGTGGAGTAG
- a CDS encoding universal stress protein gives MAGHEFFEPADRKRPVADPTAAEPLAAEEPRHSCDPAFKHGVVVGFDGSTSSERALAYAIGMAHRSGSGLIIVHVANRLPTTVWAGCEPPVFVDVPDHRTEVLGLELACADYLAEVPWILVERGGDICHELEEVGREYEADAIVVGSTHGIVGRIFGSVAGRLAKRAKRPVVVIP, from the coding sequence ATGGCCGGTCACGAATTCTTCGAACCAGCGGACCGCAAGCGGCCCGTCGCCGACCCCACGGCGGCCGAGCCCCTGGCGGCGGAAGAGCCACGCCACTCCTGCGACCCCGCCTTCAAGCACGGCGTCGTGGTCGGCTTCGACGGCTCCACGTCCAGCGAGCGCGCCCTCGCGTACGCAATCGGCATGGCCCATCGCTCCGGCTCGGGCCTGATCATCGTGCATGTCGCCAACCGGCTGCCCACCACCGTGTGGGCCGGCTGCGAGCCACCGGTCTTCGTCGACGTGCCGGATCACCGCACCGAGGTGCTCGGCCTCGAGCTCGCCTGTGCCGACTACCTGGCCGAGGTGCCCTGGATCCTCGTCGAGCGCGGCGGAGACATCTGCCACGAGCTCGAGGAGGTCGGGCGGGAGTACGAGGCGGACGCGATCGTCGTCGGCTCCACTCACGGCATCGTGGGGCGCATCTTCGGCTCCGTCGCGGGGCGGCTCGCCAAGCGGGCGAAGCGGCCCGTCGTCGTCATTCCGTAA
- a CDS encoding GlxA family transcriptional regulator: MSHDSTAAPEAAARKLSGRRRKEIVAVLLFSGGPIFESSIPLSVFGIDRQDAGVPRYRLLVCGGEEGPLRTTGGLELTAPHGLEAISRAGTVVVPAWRSITSPPPEEALDALRRAHEEGARIVGLCTGAFVLAAAGLLDGRPATTHWMYAPTLAKRYPSVHVDPRELFVDDGDVLTSAGTAAGIDLCLHIVRTDHGNEAAGALARRLVVPPRRSGGQERYLDRSLPEEIGADPLAEVVAWALEHLHEQFDVETLAARAYMSRRTFDRRFRSLTGSAPLQWLITQRVLQAQRLLETSDYSVDEVAGRCGFRSPVALRGHFRRQLGSSPAAYRAAYRARRPQGDKPVDSDASVGQTGPAPSPPVQLHPESGPVPLQSRRTPAPVGPSSENGRELYVGGRASLPGQRSGT, encoded by the coding sequence ATGAGCCACGACTCCACTGCCGCGCCGGAAGCCGCGGCCCGGAAGCTTTCCGGGCGACGCCGCAAGGAGATCGTCGCGGTGCTGCTGTTCAGCGGCGGCCCCATCTTCGAGAGTTCCATACCGTTGTCGGTGTTCGGGATTGACCGCCAGGACGCCGGCGTGCCGCGCTACCGCCTTTTGGTGTGCGGCGGCGAAGAAGGCCCACTGCGGACCACAGGGGGCCTGGAACTCACCGCACCGCATGGCCTGGAAGCGATCTCACGCGCGGGCACGGTCGTCGTACCGGCCTGGCGCTCGATCACTTCGCCGCCGCCGGAGGAGGCGCTCGACGCTCTGCGCCGGGCGCACGAGGAAGGCGCCCGCATCGTCGGGCTGTGCACCGGCGCCTTCGTTCTGGCCGCGGCGGGCCTGCTGGACGGCCGCCCCGCGACAACACACTGGATGTACGCACCGACGCTGGCCAAGCGCTACCCGTCGGTGCACGTGGATCCACGAGAACTCTTCGTGGACGACGGTGACGTACTGACCTCGGCCGGTACCGCGGCCGGAATCGACCTCTGTCTCCACATCGTGCGGACGGACCACGGCAACGAGGCGGCCGGCGCGCTGGCCCGGCGCCTGGTGGTCCCTCCGCGCCGCAGCGGCGGTCAGGAGCGCTACCTCGACAGGTCTTTACCAGAGGAGATCGGCGCCGACCCGCTCGCCGAGGTCGTCGCCTGGGCGCTGGAGCACCTCCACGAGCAGTTCGACGTGGAGACGCTGGCGGCGCGGGCGTACATGAGCCGTCGTACGTTCGACCGCCGGTTCCGCTCGCTGACGGGTTCGGCCCCGCTGCAGTGGCTCATCACGCAGCGGGTGCTGCAGGCGCAGCGGCTGCTGGAGACGTCCGACTACTCGGTGGACGAGGTCGCGGGCCGCTGCGGCTTCCGCTCGCCGGTGGCGCTGCGCGGGCACTTCCGGCGGCAGCTGGGCTCGTCCCCGGCCGCCTACCGGGCCGCGTACCGGGCCCGCCGTCCGCAGGGCGACAAGCCGGTGGACAGCGACGCCTCGGTGGGTCAGACCGGTCCCGCGCCCAGCCCGCCGGTGCAGCTGCACCCGGAGAGCGGTCCGGTACCGCTCCAGAGCCGCCGCACCCCGGCCCCCGTGGGCCCGTCCTCCGAGAACGGCCGCGAGCTGTACGTCGGAGGCCGGGCGAGCCTGCCGGGGCAGCGCAGCGGCACGTGA
- the orn gene encoding oligoribonuclease → MNDRMVWIDCEMTGLSLSDDALIEVAALVTDSELNVLGDGVDIVIRPPDQALETMPEVVRQMHTASGLLTELSGGTTLADAEDQVLSYVREHVKEPGKAPLCGNSVGTDRGFLLRDMPTLEDYLHYRIVDVSSVKELARRWYPRAYFNSPEKNGNHRALADIRESIAELRYYREAIFVPQPGPDSDTAKTIAAKHVLPGR, encoded by the coding sequence ATGAACGATCGCATGGTGTGGATCGACTGCGAGATGACCGGCCTCTCGCTGTCCGACGACGCGCTCATCGAGGTTGCCGCCCTCGTCACCGACTCCGAGCTCAACGTGCTCGGCGACGGTGTGGACATCGTCATCCGCCCGCCGGACCAGGCGCTGGAGACGATGCCGGAGGTGGTGCGTCAGATGCACACCGCGTCCGGACTGCTCACGGAGCTGTCCGGCGGCACGACGCTCGCCGACGCCGAGGACCAGGTCCTCTCCTATGTCCGCGAGCACGTCAAGGAACCCGGCAAGGCCCCGCTGTGCGGCAACTCCGTCGGCACCGACCGCGGGTTCCTGCTCCGGGACATGCCCACTCTGGAGGACTACCTCCACTACCGGATCGTGGACGTCAGCTCCGTCAAGGAGCTCGCCCGGCGCTGGTACCCGCGGGCCTACTTCAACAGCCCGGAGAAGAACGGCAACCACCGTGCCCTCGCCGACATCCGCGAATCCATCGCGGAGCTGCGCTACTACCGCGAGGCGATCTTCGTCCCGCAGCCCGGACCCGACTCCGACACCGCGAAGACGATCGCCGCGAAGCACGTACTGCCGGGGCGGTAA